One window of Channa argus isolate prfri chromosome 4, Channa argus male v1.0, whole genome shotgun sequence genomic DNA carries:
- the LOC137125472 gene encoding adhesion G-protein coupled receptor G7-like, whose amino-acid sequence MDVWVLLLFVLAVPLTWSTAGAQTTTAAVTHITSTAVLTTDTTTNTPTPTTTSTAPLPPPTTTTTAGQTTTATPIATTTTAGTLSTAPLPPTTTTNTLTTTTTSTAPLPPPTTTTTAGQTTTSVLTSTSDIPTTTTTGQTTPTPVLTTTSNIPINTTGNQTTTTSLLSSTITILSTTTINQTTTTSVLTSTSDTPTTTTTEQTTPTPVLTTTSDIPTTATTNQTTTTSLLSSTITIPSTTTINQTTTTPVLTTTSNIPINTTANQTTTTSLLSSTITIPSTTTINQTATTSVLTSTSDTPTTTTTEQTTPTPVLTTTSDIPINTTGNQTTTTSLLSSTITILSTTTINQTTTTSVLTSTSDTPTTTTTEQTTPTPVLTTTSDIPTTATTNQTTTTSLLSSTITIPSTTTINQTTTTPVLTSTSDNPTTATTNQTTTTSLLSSTITIPSTTTINQTTTTPVLTSASDTPTTTTEQTTPTPVLTTTSDIPTTTTITTSSTTEFPNTTTNAPPPTTTTTPTTTMAATTTTTPPTTSNPPTTPPLVCLNGGVEVSGVCVCPDEWSGNTCSVANFCKADKLDEFPFPSTPVGWFAYSTEICPKGTSNAGKPQASTRCSTKNGSPSFDRPLQKLKCDQTLSDIQQNLTSAADLETLASSTQILTSRPEELTAENVTAAAQIVNTLLLSPNATESVRVAAVATVSQLLNASVPDNTEENDATVGLTLTLDQLSVNLSSSLNESKSQVVQPNLVVQSVKIPAVDTQGVQFTSLTGTSGSFVADRIQLNTNASTVVVENGFIADALIYIRFPSAATSRQQPSNVSLGFVLYQNDRFFRSRLYRSRRTSVRVLSASVRGQERSVVPQHVEMMFRPTVMNGTSLYDFACVFWNYSLEDWSTVGCSKGNASDGVLRCFCNHTTNFAALWSFRENYEYAEALGVISIIGLSISIVCLVVTIIYHIKEKIVKGDDLNSQITQLCIFVSLLAFILTFLFGVENSSRQDDDPVEFSQDNIIPKSDEHIDPDRGSCTAVAALLHFLLLATFMWNSLYGTLLLLLMKMTKNVPSHWIPVSFAAGYGVPAVIMAITLAVTYSVDDPLEYRQEEFCWLAALDTSKNFDFLKPMFWGFVLPILLILIYNFALFALISINKSTNCCSSKKFLQGFSVAVILGLTWVVGYLVLFTTGVAHLVLSIFFCLLTTTQGVQIFFFITFKQLPSFRTAVARSAQYISSVSIPLHNLKYRLIRNWDRTRSEFYRAKKEEATSFM is encoded by the exons ATGGACGTTTGGGttttactgctgtttgttttgg CTGTTCCTCTAACCTGGTCTACAGCTGGAGCTCAGAccacaacagcagcagtcaCTCACATAACCAGCACTGCTGTTCTTACTACTGATACTACCACCAATACACCTACTCCTACTACCACCAGTACtgctccccttcctcctcctactactactaccactgctGGTCAAACTACTACTGCCACTCCTATTgctactaccactactgctgGTACTTTAAGtactgctcctcttcctcctactactactaccaatACacttactactactaccaccagtactgctcctcttcctcctcctactactactaccactgctGGTCAAACTACTACTTCTGTTCTGACTAGTACTAGTGATAttcctactactactaccactggGCAAACTACTCCTACTCCTGTTCTTACTACTACTAGTAATATTCCTATTAATACCACCGGTAAtcaaactactactacttctctTCTTAGTAGTACTATTACTATTCTTTCTACTACTACCATTAATCAAACTACGACTACTTCTGTTCTTACTAGTACTAGTGATactcctactactactaccactgaGCAAACTACTCCTACTCCTGTTCTTACTACTACTAGTGATATTCCTACTACTGCTACCACTAAtcaaactactactacttctctTCTTAGTAGTACTATTACTATTCCTTCTACTACTACCATTAATCAAACTACGACTACTCCTGTTCTTACTACTACTAGTAATATTCCTATTAATACCACCGCTAAtcaaactactactacttctctTCTTAGTAGTACTATTACTATTCCTTCTACTACTACCATTAATCAAACTGCTACTACTTCTGTTCTTACTAGTACTAGTGATactcctactactactaccactgaGCAAACTACTCCTACTCCTGTTCTTACTACTACTAGTGATATTCCTATTAATACCACCGGTAAtcaaactactactacttctctTCTTAGTAGTACTATTACTATTCTTTCTACTACTACCATTAATCAAACTACGACTACTTCTGTTCTTACTAGTACTAGTGATactcctactactactaccactgaGCAAACTACTCCTACTCCTGTTCTTACTACTACTAGTGATATTCCTACTACTGCTACCACTAAtcaaactactactacttctctGCTTAGTAGTACTATTACTATTCCTTCTACTACTACCATTAATCAAACTACGACTACTCCTGTTCTTACTAGTACTAGTGATAATCCTACTACTGCTACCACTAAtcaaactactactacttctctTCTTAGTAGTACTATTACTATTCCTTCTACTACTACCATTAATCAAACTACGACTACTCCTGTTCTTACTAGTGCTAGTGATACTCCTACTACTACCACTGAGCAAACTACTCCTACTCCTGTTCTTACTACTACTAGTGATAttcctactactactactattactactagtAGTACTACAGAGTTTCCTAACACAACTACTAATGCTCCTCCTCCTACTACCACCACTACTCCCACTACCACAATGGCAGCAACTACAACTACtaccccccccaccaccagtaacccccccaccacccctcCTCTGGTCTGTCTGAATGGGGGGGTGGAAGTGagcggtgtgtgtgtctgtcctgaTGAATGGAGCGGTAACACTTGCTCAGTGG CAAACTTCTGCAAAGCCGATAAACTAGATGAATTCCCATTCCCGAGTACACCAGTTGGCTGGTTTGCTTATTCTACAGAAATCTGTCCTAAAGGTACCAGCAATG CCGGCAAACCACAGGCTTCAACCAGGTGTTCTACAAAGAACGGATCGCCGAGCTTTGACCGTCCACTGCAGAAACTCAAGTGTGACCAGACGCTCAGTGACATCCAACAAAAT CTCACCAGCGCAGCTGATTTAGAGACGTTAGCATCCAGCACTCAGATTCTGACATCCAGACCTGAAGAGCTGACGGCTGAAAACgtcacagcagcagctcagatcGTCAACACCCTGCTGCTGTCTCCTAACGCCACAGAG AGCGTCAGGGTGGCAGCAGTAGCCACAGTCAGCCAACTGCTGAACGCCAGCGTGCCAGACAACACGGAGGAAAACGACGCTACTGTGGG CCTGACGCTGACTCTGGACCAGCTCTCCGTGAACCTCAGCTCCAGCCTCAATGAGTCTAAGTCTCAGGTGGTCCAACCAAACCTGGTGGTCCAGTCAGTAAAAATCCCTGCGGTGGACACTCAGGGAGTTCAGTTCACCTCCCTCACAG GAACGTCTGGCAGTTTTGTGGCCGATCGGATTCAGCTCAACACCAACGCATCTACTGTTGTGGTGGAAAATGGGTTCATAGCTGACGCCCTGATATACATACGCTTCCCATCTG ctGCCACAAGTCGTCAGCAGCCGTCAAACGTCTCTTTGGGTTTCGTCCTCTATCAGAACGACCGTTTCTTCAGGTCAAGGCTCTACAGGAGCCGAAGGACCTCCGTCAGGGTCCTGTCGGCCAGCGTCAGGGGTCAAGAGCGCAGCGTGGTGCCTCAACACGTGGAGATGATGTTCAGACCAACT GTGATGAACGGGACGTCTCTGTACGACTTTGCCTGTGTCTTCTGGAACTACAGTCTGGAGGACTGGAGCACGGTCGGCTGCTCTAAAGGAAACGCTTCCGACGGAGTCCTGAGATGTTTCTGTAACCACACCACCAACTTCGCCGCTCTCTGG tctTTCAGAGAGAACTACGAGTACGCAGAAGCCCTGGGTGTGATCTCCATCATCGGACTTTCTATTTCtattgtgtgtttggttgtgaCGATCATTTACCACATTAAAGAAAA GATAGTAAAGGGTGATGATCTAAACTCACAGATCACTCAGCTGTGCATCTTTGTCAGTCTGCTTGCCTTCATCCTCACCTTCCTCTTTGGAGTCGAAAACTCCAGCAGGCAGGACGACGATCCGGTGGAGTTCAGTCAGGACAACATCATTCCAAAATCTGATGAACACATTGATCCAGATCGTGGCTCGTGCACTGCAGTGGCAGCTCTGCTACACTTCTTGCTGTTGGCCACCTTCATGTGGAACAGTCTGTACGGGACTCTGCTTCTGCTGCTCATGAAGATGACGAAGAATGTCCCTTCACACTGGATTCCAGTCAGTTTTGCTGCTGGATATG gagtcccagctgtcatcatgGCCATCACACTGGCAGTGACCTACAGCGTCGACGATCCCCTGGAATACAGACAGGAGGAATT TTGCTGGCTGGCAGCTCTGGATACATCTAAAAACTTTGACTTTTTGAAGCCAATGTTTTGGGGGTTTGTCCTTCCAATCCTTCTGATTCTGATTTACAATTTTGCACTGTTTGCTCTCATCAGCATCAACAAAAG CACAAATTGTTGTTCTTCGAAGAAGTTCCTACAAGGTTTTTCTGTGGCTGTGATACTGGGTCTGACGTGGGTTGTTGGATACCTGGTCCTTTTCACCACAGGAGTTGCCCACCTGGTCCTCAgtattttcttctgtcttttaacAACCACACAG GGAGTTCAGATATTCTTTTTCATCACATTCAAACAGCTGCCGAGCTTCAGAACTGCAGTGGCCCGGTCTGCGCAGTACATTTCTTCTGTCAGCATCCCTCTCCACAACCTCAAGTACAGACTCATAAGGAACTGGGACAGAACTCGTTCTGAGTTCTATAGAGCAAAGAAAGAAGAGGCCACGTCCTTCATGTGA